The Acropora muricata isolate sample 2 chromosome 7, ASM3666990v1, whole genome shotgun sequence genomic interval CATATCCTGAAGGGTACACCATGGTGATCCGTTGTCGGTAAAGTCGGCTTTCATTATTTAGCTACTAACGGATCACCATGGTGTACCGTTTCAAAAAGCCATAAGAAAGGCGCTGTTGTGATTTCTATTATTTGTGGTTAGACCTTGTAACTACTACAAACTTGTTCCATAAAATCTAGCTTTTCCTCTAAAAACACAACGCGAAAATTGAGCCAAAGTATGGTGATCCGAAGACGGTGCACACTCACGTGTAACTTCAAATAGGAACAGAGTTAGGACTGGGGATAGACTAGTTCAGCAAAACAGCATGGACAAGGCGGAACCTGCAGCTGTTCTGCTTCGCTAATCTGTGAGCTGAAGGCAAACACTCGCCAACGAACACGCATCatttcagtctctctttcatcCAGCACACCTGCACGGACAAAGGAAAGTTCCTCTTTAGCGGTACAGAAGATAGGCGTATCCCCTTTAAAGGAAAAATCGCATCGATAATGAGTCTTGGGTGCTGGCAAGTGAACTTCATGGCCttccaataacaacagcaaatcATGCCAAGGAATGATATTCGGGGACCATCTGAAATCATTCAGAAATAGAACTTCGGCCGCTTCTGCTCCTACCAATGCGAAGGTCCTGCTGGCTGggttgcaaaatgtgttatAAATGTGAGTAAGAGGATTCAAAAGAAACGTTTTGCCGCAATTGGATGGGCCTTTTAAATACAAGTTGCGATATTTCCCTCTTCCTTTGTCAAGTAGATCCCTTATAGCCTCTGAAAATTGCTCCCCGTTTATGTTATTTTGCGCCATTTGCAACCAACGACCCTCACATCCTACAACGCACTCCTTTCCAATCTGACTGTATAAAATCTCAGTTCTACTGCATTTGCTGCGCTCCATCTTTTGTTCTGCTTCTTCTAATTCCCAGCCTAAACTCAGGGCCTCATCAACTGCTTTTGCACCCCTATTGGCGATAAACTTTGCAAGGTCTGTTTTACCTTCTTTTTTTTGATTATTTGCATAAGCCAGAAGCTCCAACCGTGTACGAATACCTATTTTAACGGCAATTTGGGACACATCAAAAATGCTTAGACTTTTCCGCCCTTTTCTACTCGTTCTTCTGCCACTGGTAGAAGCGCCTGAAGATCTTTTCCGTGATTAACCCCTACTAGCTGCAGATGTACATGGTTCGGAGGAGTGTGACAAGTCCGGATGACTTTCAGACTGTATAAAGTCTGCATCCTCCTTAGTTGTGTAATGCCACGCGGAGTAGTAATTGCAATGTCTGTCACTAAAATTTACTTTCACGCCATGCCTTCATTCTAAATAATTGCGAACTTTCAGCCAACGACGACGTGCACTTAACTTTACAGCCATGTGGTAATGACTGCCACCATCTCTATGTTCTTCTTTGCTACACACCCAATGCACCACTTCGACAGGACTAAAAGGATCGGCGTTTGAAAAACTGTCCAAAACAGGAGGAGAACTCTTCCCTTGTTGGAACAAGATCAAGGTCGGCTTGACTGTAAGTGATTAAATAAACGAATTGCACTTGGCGAGAATGGAGTGTTGCAAGTGAGACACCCCTTTCACTTCTCTCACCTACTGTGCCGTAAATACTGGAGTCTTCAGCCATGATCACAgtaattggtaaaaaaaaaacaacaacaactagtGACTTTCGACGTACCTTTTGAAAACACCGGCTTTCATTTACAACTAATGAACTACTTTCACTTTCTGTTGATTCTAATTGCACTTTCCTGTATAAACACACCGTCTGATCTTGATTATCTCTAATTGCTTGTGCAAACAAAGATAAATCACAGTAAAAAACACGCAATAATTCTTATTTCACAAGATTATTCtccaatatttttattttcctctCGAACAGTGAATACTTAAGCCAAAATACTGTTTTTGCCCAATTAAGTACAGTCTAATTCAATTTTGGACCAACTGAGTACAGACTACAATTTGCGTCTTGTCACATCACAGCTCTTATTTCTGATAAATGTCAGACAGTCTCGGTCACAAATGTTGTAACATATAATCGCATTTGCCCCCTCACCCCATTCAATGTTGAGGTCAAATTCATGTTTATGCATTGGAGTGCAAAAGGCAACCGGCAGAAGCAACATTGAAGGGAGGGTGGAGGAGaggaatattaattaatagCCTGGATGTAATTTCCGTGCTATTCTAGCAAGGtgttacaactatttgtgaccgAGGTTGTAGATTGAAATGGCCTACCACCATTTGCAGGAGGCGTTTGGGTTAAATCCACCACATCAGTTTCTTGAGTGGATGTTGCGGTAGCTGTACTGGTAGCTGCTGATATAAAGATAAGGTATATCACTCAAGTGAAGAAATCAAAGTTTAATGATCCAAATGAACAACTAATTATATCAATGACAAAAATCTCTACACAAGATATAACAATGATGTATTCTTTCTAGATGCATCTATTAGTAATGATAACAGGACATAGTCCAGTCCAATGCAGGGCgaaatcgggcgagtgatttcaaaatattaatgattGAATTACCTCTGAATTGTATGACACATAGTCGTTAATTACCAATTAAttaagtcaataacaaaatgcaagaaacttAAAAGTTATTGGACCACTTAGTTTTGCCTAAGTTTGTATTGAATCTGCACCTGTTAAGTTACTCAAGAACATTTCCTTGATTGTGACTGGCTAGTGTGGGTAGGTAGTAAAGGTATTGGCTAGTTGCAGGAACTGCTTGATTTCTATTGACTGCTTAAATGTCCAGTTTGGCTTGTCCAATTTCAAATGCTTGTAATCAGACACATTTTATCATACTCATCGTTAtgcaaaataaacaataaagggTGGGCGTAATGGCCAATTAGGTAGCATTCATTGGTAGGAGGATTGTAGTTGTAGTACTGGAGCAAAACCTGGAGataattcctttgaaattagAGCACATTGGCTATCAGGCCTTTTACTTTCCATACATCTAATGAATCTAACATTCTGCTATAAACTAATAACGAATCTAACAGTCACGTATTGGAACTCTTGGTGGTGTAAGTCCTGACATATTTAAACAAAAGGTATGCATACCGGTTGGCTGCAAATGAAAATAGATCTTTCTCTTATGAGACGAGGAATAGTGTCTCACAATTTCCTCGCCATTTAAAAGGCCCTTCTTTATGGTGGCCATGGCATGGCCCCTTTCGTAGGACTTGATGAAAGTCAagctaaaataaaagataagttGATTCAGTAAGTCAATATTTTACGTACTTTAATCTAGTTATTAAAAGTAGAAAATatgaaaacgtcaacaaaaattTCAGATGAGATCTGTTTCGTATATATCACTAATTAAATATCCCAACTATACGCTTATCGAAGGAGAGCATATGCGTGCAAAAATTGTCCTGCACAGTTGTACTGTCAAATAATATATCGAATTATCTAAGATTTTGCACTGGTTGTTTCCCAGGTCTCCACGTTTTCGCGATAGCTTCTCAGGCCACGCCCATTTTCATTAATTGGAACGTGGAGAGATTAATTTCGAGCAAAGAAAACCCATGCAATGTATCTCCTGCTAGATTACCGAATAACTGACCACTTATTAGCATTTGAATAGGATGTATTGTAATAACTATTTAGCGCAATAGGTGTAAGAGTATTCATTAACCAAATCAGCTTGTGATTTATAGGGTGCCATAGCCGCCAAAATTATTCGCAATAATGACGAAGTAaatgcttaataataaaaagtaaCGCctaataacaaaaagaaatgcCTAATAATGACGAAGTAGTGCCTAATAATATCAAGGCAATGCCTAATAACAACAGAGTAATGCCTAATAATACTATAGCAATAATTTTGGCGGGTATGGCACCTCATAGTGATAAACCTTTGTGTTGCAATTATTATTGGACAATACCATGCCGATCGCCTTGCCAAGCCAAACACAACTAGGATTCTGAGACTTGATTAAGGCCTATTTATGGCTCACCTCTTAAGATTGATTCCCATCAAGGAAGGGAAGCTTGCAAGCAGCAATCTTCCCATGGCTGCATCAGAGTGGTTCTTTGTAAAAGTGATATCAGCACTCCTGCCGCTTGCTTTCAGTGCTTCCATCATTTTGCCTGATGGTGCCTTTGACAGAGGCCGATCCAGATAAACAAACGTTCGCTTAAAGGCTCGTTTGCTGTACTGGACTTTATTTGAATCTTCTTGAGAATCCATGGTAGACATGTTCCTAG includes:
- the LOC136923337 gene encoding uncharacterized protein, which codes for MSTMDSQEDSNKVQYSKRAFKRTFVYLDRPLSKAPSGKMMEALKASGRSADITFTKNHSDAAMGRLLLASFPSLMGINLKSLTFIKSYERGHAMATIKKGLLNGEEIVRHYSSSHKRKIYFHLQPTAATSTATATSTQETDVVDLTQTPPANGAATRQLLKAMAQRAGVRYEDVGDIVEDLSTFGFPEKEREKEIGEIRRSGLLEQKGIRCHKK